The sequence ATAAAGTACTCATTTCTCACACTACTAGTTTCTAGTTGTCTTCGTTATTCAGCTCTCCTTTGTTCTGTGTTTCATTTCCACAGTATCCCCACATGGCAAAGATGGCCACCAGCAGGTCCAGAAAAGACCCCAGACCAACTTTGATTGGCCTGTCTCAGTTCATGTGACCAGACCTGGGACCTGTGCCCTCCTAGAGCTGGGAATGTGTCTGCCTCATCTGAACTATGTGGTTTGAGTAGCAAAGGGGTAGAACCACGACAGTGCTAGAAAACATGTTGACAGTTACAATTGTATAATTGACATCaatgaagaaaatttgaaagttGAGTTATCCCTAATCCCACAAGTCATAACTTTTAAGGATTCAAGCAAAAAATGTGAGAGGCTATTACAATAATTCAAAAGAGATATTGATGAGGGTCAGATTATGGGAGTCGCTCCAGTAATACAGAATTGCATGAGCTGATCACTTTAAAAACAACCTAGGTCCAGCCTGTCCAAGTGCAACACTAAAAGTGTGGATTGTGTAGGCCAGAATGCAAAGGCAGAAAGAGATCATAGTTGGTAAATCCTGGCAGAGTATCACCAGACCACATGCCTGCAAACAAATACAGCCGGAAAAAGGTCTTGGTTGAATTTCTAACTCTGCTTACTTGAAAATCTCCCGAATTTGGGGCAGGGTTTTCTGACAGTCTTCCTGCTGACAATCTTCCTATCTCTCATGACGTCAACTTCCACTACATTCTCACAACTGCAGTCTGTGGCTGGGCCATATCCTACAGACACCTCACACTCAGGCAAACCCAAAACTGAGTTTGTTGCCCAACCTTGCTGCAAATCTACTCCATCTGTTTCATTGCCCCAATTAGACACTTGGGAGTCACCCTCGATGCCTCCTCCCTCACTTCCCACATCCAGTGACTCCATTTTCTTTACCTCCCAAGTATCTCAATCCACTACTGCTCATCCTGCTGTCACTGCTTTAGTTCAGGCCTCCTTAATTCTTGGACTGCTGAGAAAGCCTCGGAACTTCTGTCCCTGTCTATAATTTCCAGTCCTAGAGTACCTTCATACAGCAGCCAGAGGGGTtttccaaaatgcaaatctgaaAACATGACTCTCTTGTTTAAAATCCTTCCACGAGTCACCTTGTCTAGGAGGACCCCCAAATCCTCAGTTTAGAAGCCAGGTTGCAGATGATGGGGAATGAGAATGGAGAGGGTCCACCAGGGACACGAGGGCCAAGGAACATTGGGGTGAGGGAAAGTCAGTATTGAGGGCAGAGAACCTTAGATGTCTTTCTAGGCTGAGGAGAGAGTCTAAAGAGGAAGTTTTGACATGGCAAGAAGACTCGCTCATGGAACCAGGCCCCGCGGAGGCTGGAGGAGAGCGGTGCGAGCGAGGGCAGGGGGCTGGACCCTGGCGACTGCAGGTTTGGAGCTGCCTACTGGCCTCCGAGGCGCGGCAGGGGACAGCCAGGCGGGGACAAGGGCGGGACTGGGCGGGGAAAGGGCGGGGCCAGGCGGGCCCtgggcggggtgggggcggggccaggCGGGCCCCGGGACAGAGCACAGGCCGGGGCAGGTGGGACCAGGCGGCCGGCGGCCTCCGGGCGGTAGGGGGCGGCCTCGCCAGCACCCGCTGCTCCAGGTCCCCGGCTCTGCGCTTTTCGGGTGACACGGCAACCTCGGGCGGCGGGCCGCGTCTGCCGGGCATGGCGGCGTGGGGCCCGGCCGCGGCAGCGCCTCTGCTCCGTGGAATCCGCGGGGTGAGCGCGGGCGGGGGCCGAGGCTGCTCAGCCCGGGgcgggggctgtggagggcggcGCTGCCGGGGCTGGAGGACCCACTCCCGGAGAGGGCCGTGCAGAGCTGGGGCGACCTCCCCGTCTCTCATTCATTCGTGCATTCATTCACTCGTTCATGCATTCATTCCCTCAACAGGTCCCGACAAAGGGGTTTCGGAAAAGTATCAGGACCCGCCGCGTCCTGGGGGAGTGAGGCGTGAGGCTGGGGGCGAGGGAGACAGACAGCGGGCACAGGGAAAAGAAATGATTTACAGAGTGGAAGGCATAGTGCTTATAGACCCAAGTCATGGTGTGGGCGCCACGGAAACGCCGGCCTGGCCTCCGTGACCTTGACCCTTTCCAAATCCTACACACCCAGGGTCGAAGCCGGCGGAAGGCAACTCCCCTCGCGCCCTCCTAATTTTCTCTACCCTTTTCTGACTCTCCCTTCGGTTCACATTCGTCCTTCTCTTCTGCTGTTTTCTGATGGTGAAGAGCAGTTCCACTGGTGCCCTTCAGTGTAGACAGTGGCATCTGGGGCGTTCCAGATTGTTCCTTTGGTTGGGAGTTTGTACTAAAGGCCACTGCCCACAGGTCTGCTAAGATGAAAGGAAATCTCCCATGGATTCTGCAGTACTCATCCCTCCCTTCTGATTGCCACTTCTGCCTGCCGCCTGCTTACCCTTCCACCTTTGCCCCCCAGGGATCTGTCCTCAGAAGCagctccactccccaccccagccgTCTTACCCCAGGCCACAGCGTCCAGTTTTTGTCCCTCTGTACGGTAGACTAACTCCAGGCCGTTCTACTGATGCCAGGCTGCATTTCCAGCTGCCTGCCAGACTGCTCAGTGGAAGCCCTGAATTTTCCCCTGCTCGTTCTCTCGTTCGTTCATTCATCCTTGCATCCAAGTCTTCCTGCCCTGGGCTCAGCTGCAATAAACACGACACTCAATGTAGGCCTTTAAGACCTATTGGTGAGAGGTGTTTGCAGGTAATTTTAAGGAAGGTGCTCTGAGATTATTCACCACCAGACCCTGCTCTGGGCCATCAGGACTGggcttgggtgggggtggggtggacatTCAGCACAAGCACCCCCAGATCCTTGGCCCTTTTACAGGCTGCCAGGGACCGAAGCCCCTCCCTGGGCATCTTTCCTGCCTAGCTCTCTTAAAGGTGCTCTTTCATGCAGGTTACTTTGGTACCAAGCAAACTCACTGGGGTCACATCAGTTGTCTAACAAAGCCCAAAACCTTTAGTCTCTTACTCTAGTGATAATGTATTTCAGTCTTCACTTCCAGCCTGTGTTCAGCCCTGTCGGCCTGGttttctgttcctttgctcctaaGGGATGAGCCATGGTCCCATCAGAAGCCCCAGCTCCCTACCAGGGAGGGGGTAAATCTACCTCCTCTAGGTTCCTCTAGGTTGTTTGCTAGAAtcctgccccctctccccaggGAGAATTGGTGTGTGGCGTGTAGGGGAGCTGGCTTACGGAGTGGTGGGTCACAGGCCACATCTCATGGTGGAAAGTGTGCTATGTTCCCAGGCTGAAGGGTGGGTGGGATTTTGCTGTGTGGTGTGGGCCATGGCACCAGCGCCCAGCAGGCCCCATCTGGGACAGGCTGCCTGGCTCCCCTCCTAGCTCTGTCTCTTGCTGACAAATCCAGCCTTGGGCCCACTACCTAGTACCTAGgtctcctcacctgtaaaactaGGACAGTGACGGTGGCTCTCTCTCACAGGAGTTAAATATTGATTGAATTAGGTTTCAGGGTTGCTGTCTCTAAAATTAAAGTGAGTTATTtacaatgaccaaaaaaaaaaaaaaaaattgttattctgTTTTCCCCGGAGCTTAAATGGCCACCTGATTCCCCACTGCCCTCCTTGGTGGCCCTCAATGGCACTGGCTGGCACAGGCCCTGCAGTGCGGGGGAAGTGGCGGGTGAGGCCTGCTTGGTGGCCCAGCTCGGGGCAGCGCCACCCCGCTCTGCCATGACTTGCATCTCTGTTCTGGTGGCAGCTTCCTCTTCTCCACTGTGGTCATCGGACGTTTGCCTCCCAGACCGAGGGGGAGCTCAAAGTGATGCAAATTCTCAAAGAAAAGTTTCCTCGAGCTACAGCGATCAAAGTCACTGACATTTCAGGTAATGTTTGCCCTTGTCCTTCCCAAGGAGCTTTGGCAGCATTTTGCCCTCTGGAGGGACAGGGACAGGGGCTTGGCGGAGGGAACGTGCTGTCAGTGGCTTCTCAACAAGCATGGCTTTTGGACAGGTGGAACCAGCCTCTCCCACCAGATGGGGAGGAGGTAGAGATTCAGAAACATCCATGGGGACAAGACCCAGCCAGGATGATTCAAAGTCACCAGCCTTGGTCGAGGTCCTCCTCAGTCACCCTGAGGGCTCAGGTCCACAGTCTAATTTGACTGCAAAATGGGACTTACTttgatttctccacattctttgaCATCCtagaaactcagagctggagtaGACTCCAGGAGGGTTTTGTCCAACTCCTTCACTTTCCCCACAAGGAGAACCAGACTAGAACCAGAACCAGGGGTGAGCTCTCTGTCCGGAACCCAGTTCCCAGGCCCTGGGTTTCTCAGGCAGCCGCTGGCACCTCAGAATTCCAGGCTGACTGCGTATTAGAACAGGCCGGGGAGAGAGTTTCTGCACCATGGGGCAGGGAAGATAGGGCCCTTATCCAGAGACACATGTGGGGCAGCCCGGCAGTGGGGCAGCTAGATAGGCTGCGACCAGAATCTCCCCCACACCCAGGCTCACTGACTTCACCAAGAAGGGAACATTCTACAGGGACTgggaagaaagtttaaaaagtagaGTTTCTTCTGGCAACTATGGAAAATTAATAAGTCTAAAGAAAACTAATAACTCTACCATCCTTTGGAATGGTAGGTCAGGTGAGGGCTGTACAGGGGTCCCGGGGCTTTGCCGTGGCCTTGATGTCACCTGTCCTGCAgctgccccaggcccagggcagagCTGGAACGTGCCGACTGGTCTGGCTCTGCCTAGCACCTGACAGAGCACATTAAAGAGAAGCAAAACAGAACCTGTTGAATAAACTGCACTTCTCATATGATAGCCTGGTCTTAACAACCCGAGGAAATTTTCTTTCCTGCCCCTGCTTGAGTCCTCAGTGCTAGCTCTGTCTCCAGTGGAGACACAgcttgggtggggggtggatggGTCCACCACAGGCTCTGCCCAGAACCACCCAGAGCTTCTCCCTCCTGGAAGCCGAGGATGAAACGCTGCCTGCGACGCTGTCCAGCAGCAGGTGCTAGAGAGAGCCACACACAGCTCTGTCACCAGCATGTTTGCAGTTTTCATTGTAACACTGGGTGCCCACCTCTCTCTTGCTCCCTTGTTTCTTTCTGGTCTTTTGAACAGTATTACAAATGCAGTTCTCAAACCAAATTTTAGCATATTTTGCTCTTTGAAAAATACCCATTGCTGGTCCTTTGGAAGGTGGATTGCCAAAACTTCAGTCCTGTCTACCCTCTTCCAAGACAATTGTTAGCCTACAGTAAAAGAAAATACTAGACGTTTCCTACATTTCCCATGCTTTGTGTTTCATGCTTCCTGCCCACAAGTAGTAATCCTGGGTTGTGCAACTCTCTTGCAAAAGGAAGAGCAAATTTTGGATTGAGGCCACCTGTCAACAGGTGTATATGATATGATTGTAACAAGGACATTTTTGTTACCTGATTTAACAACTTTTCTTTATGCTAACTAATAACATACAGACCTTCTTTGGATTGCACGGTACTTCCAGGCCATAGGGGGCTGCAGGGGCTATTATAATTTAATCACTGAAATGCTGTCAAATCCTGTTCAATTTAGGAGGCTGTGGGGCAATGTATGAAATCAAAATTGAATCAGAAGAATTTAAGGAGAAGAGAACTGTTCAGCAGCATCAGATGGTTAATCAGGTCAGTGGGGGCTGTGGGGGGGAATGCCCCCTTTGCCATCGACCTGTAGCACCTCAAAGGACCTGCCAAGGGGTGACGGCATTTCCTACTGTCATTCCTCTGAAGGAATGATGCAGTATCACAGTATCACAGTCAGGCAAGCAGGACTTGGGAGTTGAGAAAAATTTAACCTGGGCCTAGCTGGAATCAGACTGTGGGCAAGTGTGAATTTTATTCAACACTGAAAACCAGCCACccaatatttattttgcatttccttctATGATGCTATTGACGTTTACTGTTATTGTCACATATCACATGGTATTTATAAATACAGGCAGTACTGAAACACCTATGTTTTTCTAGATGTGACGATTTTTGAGCCTCTCCTCAAGATTGCTTTACAGATGGGTAAATTGAGGCATGGCATTGATTGAGAATTGCTCTAGCTGCTCCAGACCCAGTTTTTAGAACCTTTTGGGCCAGGAACATCGTATTTAACGAGACTGAGGCCCAGTTTATATATTATTCTTGCttattttaattggaatttatATCGGCTGGCCCTTGTCCAGTGTCTATACACTAGTCCCTTCCGCGGGGTGTCAGACATCATTCTGGAAGGTCTTGCACATTATGAGCTAGTTTAGTTGTTGTAAATCACAGCTGTGGTCAGAAGAGTCTCTTCTGGGCCTTCCCCCACCTTCTCTGCATGTCCCCTCTGCCAGCCGCTGCTCACTGGTCtccttctttctccatctgaACCTTTGCCCGGGCAGGACCTCCACTGCTCAAGTTCTGCCTGCAGGACAAGAATGCCCCTCTACCCCCTGACTCCCTTTTTGTGCTGCCAGCATTTTCTGCTCTGAGTCTGTATGCTTACGTCCCTGCCATCAGCCCTTTGTGGCCTGGTTCCCTCTTGGGTCCATCTTTGAATCCCCCTCAGAGCCCAGCCTTCACCATGTGTGTGGGCACCTAAAGCCCTAGAGCCCACTGGCTGGTCTGACCAGTGGTCTGGAGTGGGGGAATCAGAAACCACCTGCCCCTCCAGAAGCATTTCTAGCCCCAAGTAGAAGGTAGAAGATCCAGCTGGCCCAGACCATCCCCATCTGTAGGAACCTTAGGTAATCTGAGCACACTTCCCAGCCTAAAGCCAAATGATGAGTGATCAAGAATGCAGGTTCTGGTGTTGGACTACCCACGTTTCAAATCTGGACTGTGCTACactctagctgtgtgaccttgggcaagttactcagcctctctgggcctccatttcctaACTTGGGGATAGTAACAGTACCTGCCTCAGAGGTTGTGGGACTAGTGATAAAGTACATGCAGAGCTCTGAGAACAGGGTCTGACACCTGGTGAGCCCTCAGCCCATGCCAGCTTCCActgctatcatcatcaccatctacAACAGGCGGAGAGCCTGGACCACATCTGGCAGGGAGAGGGCAGCGATTCCCTTGGTTTGGGACAATGTCATCTGCACCATCCCAGGCTCAGGCTGTACTCTGGGTCCCTCCAGCAATGAGTGCTTCCCAGTCACTGTCCTGACCACTCCCCACAAGGGGCCAGCCCTGCCTGCTTAGTGCCCCCTAGAAAACTGATGCTGTGCAGTGAAGGGCTAGgtgtgttttgttcactgctgtgtcccccGCACCTAACAAAGGAGCCGCACATAGAAGGAGCTGACTAGCTGCACGTCTGCAGAGACTAAGGGGAGCAGGCCTATGGTAACTGGCTTCCAGGGAAATTAAATGTTTAGGGCCCAAAAGGCGTCCTGTTTCGGAGCAGTCATTTCCTGGCGTTGGTCTATGCCAAGCTTATCCTCGGGGACCCTGCCTAGATGTGGCAGCCCCTCAGGGGGCTCagctcctccccagccccacagtttgttccttgtctgttctGCCATTTGCTGAAACATTTATGGGGCATTTGCTCTGGGCCAGGCCACAGGATGCCAAGTGTTTCCTCCTAGGAGCACCTCCATTCATCCTGTCCCCACCAGCAACAGGGAGTGGAAGGAGCACAGAGTTAGCTTCTGAGCAGCCTGGAGCTGGGTACAGCCCtggctctgagcctcagcttcctcgcTGGGGAAGTGGGCAGCTCTTCGGACGGTGTGATGACTGCATGAGGCAGTGACCACACGGGCCCAGCGTCACGCCTGGCAGGCGGAAGGCACTGGGTAAATATCAGTTGCCTTCTCCCGTCCTCCGGCCTCTGTCCTGCCTGTGCCTGACCACCGTCCCCTAAGGGCAGCTCTGCCTGGGTCTTTCTCCTTCTCAGAGCCCTTCAGTGGGTCCCCGGGGAGGCCAGGCCAACCTTCCTCACTGGGATTGAAGGTCCCTGTGGGGTGTTCCTCGGCCTTCCCAACTCCAGATCCTcatgctcccccacccccagggccagATCCTCCCAGTGCATCACGGGACGTCCCAGGCTTTTCTCACATTGCTCTCCAGGGCCCCAGCCCTGGCTCTCTCTGCCCGTTTGTCCCCCAGCTGTCCTGCTCCGGGCTGCCTTCCCCACGAACGGCCCTTCTCCTCCAGCGCTCGTCACCTGCCGCCTCAAGTCTGTCTTTTATGGATGTGTgctatttccctttccttttccgtCCTTCCCCAGGCCTTTTTCATCTGTGTCCCTAGCATCCAGCACAATGCTGTGGGCATAGCGGGTGCTCTAAGATGTTTATCCAAGCTACATCTTCTTAACCAGGGACATTAGCCAAGTCACTTCTCCAACcagggcctcggtttcctcacctgttaAGTGACACAGGTGCTCTCTAGGGCCCTCCATGGCCATAGGGTGCTGGTGTGGTGGGGAGCCCTTGGGGGCtgcacagagagagggaaaatgtaGGGAAGGGTCAGTGTGCAGAGCACGAGGGGTCAAAGCCCAGAAGATTTCCCTGCCCAAGACCTTTCACATGAAGGTGTGACGGGCCCTCACCTGGCCAAGGGGGCTTTAAGGAGGAGCAGAGGGTTGGGACCACCTCCGGATGGCTCTCCCTGCCTGGAGACAGCAGAGAGCATACGTCCCCTTTCCCGGTGATGACCTGAGGCTTTTCCAGTGGCGTTCCTGCTTGTCTGCAGCATTGAGAGGGGCTTGCACAGGGACCTGGAGATGGGGGCTGGAGAGGTTTGCGTGCAGCCAGGTGGGCAGCTCCCTGGATCTCAAcccagcagcctctcctggcatCAAGGCTAACCACGAACACGATGGGAACCGGGTATAGCCGGACATCGGGGTACCTGGTTCATGTCCTCATTTTGTTACTCACTTTTTGCTGACTTTGGACAGGGTATTGGCTCtatctcctttttataaaataagGGGGTGAGACTAGATGGCCTCTGAGGACATTTCTGGCTCTCTAAACCTAACCATGTGTATTAGGATTGTTTCGGTTGTAAGTGACAGAGACCAAGTTAAAACTAACATAAGCCAACAAAGGGAAATAACTGTCCCACGTAACAAAATTAACTGATTTCCAGCCTATCTAGATTCAGGATCTTCACAAGCCCATCTGCTTGCTTTCTTTCatcctctctcttgctctctgaaAGCATCTTTTTGTTGGGGCCTCATTTTCTCCTACTGGAAATGGGCTTTGTCTATATGGTGGGGAGCATGGCCCAGGTGACATTTTTCCAGCATAGTGATCAAAGAGGCAAGGCTGCAGGCCAAAAACTTCCAGGGGAGGTTCTCAGTGGCCTGGTTTGGGTCACGGGCCACTCCTGGGCTAATGGCTCTGAGCAGGGGAGCATGCAGCCAGGCTGGGTTGGGACACATGACCACCTCAGGGTCAGGCCATGcagaaccaccaccaccaccagaagCACAGAATTGACGTGGAAAAGGATCAGTTCCCCAAGGGAACAGAGATCACTgcacagactgggaaaaaaaaaatgtccatctcCAACGATGATCAGATTTTGGTCTAGGGTAAAGGGACTTTGTCTCCTCCCCCGTATTGATCCTAAACTCAAGGGGCCCCAGCCTCCCTTGGGTCCTATGGCCCATTCAGCACTGCAGGGGCTGAAAATCACCCCCTGTGGGTGACTGGGTGGCTCCTCACATCTGACCCTGGCACCTTTGTAGCCTTCAGCATGTCTCATAATTACTTGGCAACTTTATTTCCTGATCTAAAGTAAAACTGGGGAATTGGATTTTAAAGAATGGCTGTTCGTGGCTGTAAATAGTGAAACATGGGAACGAGCCTAAAAGGCCATCATGAGAGGACAAGATGGAAAGTTACGCAACCATATTGTGGAACATTCTGCTGATGCAAAAAAAGAATGAGGGTGCCCATGTCTGATATGGAAATGTTCCCAAGAGAGACGTTGAGGGGGGAGAGCCAAATGTGGAACCGTGTGTCTGAAATGCTACcctttgtgttttaaaaagggaatggttattgcaaactatggactatagttaacagtaatatcttaatattctttcatcaacagtaacatgtaccacaccaatgccaggGGTCAATgatgggggggataaggggtatgggatgttttgggttttctctctctttttttttcttggagtaatgaaaatgttctaaaattgattatggtgatgaatgcacaactatgtgatgatactgtgagccattgattgtacactttggatggattgtatggtgggtgaatatagctcaataaaattgtatggaaaaaaagagaaccaacacacacacataccctatGGCAAGCTCTCCTATagttcaaatacattaaaaaatcatttttataccTTAAAAAAGGGGGGGCAGGACAGATAAATGAGctggaaaatatattcatattagCTTGAATATATGCATTTGAAAAATCCCTGGAAGGATAGGCAAGAAACTAACCCTTATCCATCTTGGGTGGGGGTAGAACAGGATGGGTGGAGGGGACAGGTGTGGGAGACTTCACTGTATACCTTTTTATACTTTTTGATCTTTAGGTTACATTATATATGGtcaattcaaaaatataaaaaaagtgttttcca is a genomic window of Choloepus didactylus isolate mChoDid1 chromosome 17, mChoDid1.pri, whole genome shotgun sequence containing:
- the BOLA3 gene encoding bolA-like protein 3, with product MAAWGPAAAAPLLRGIRGLPLLHCGHRTFASQTEGELKVMQILKEKFPRATAIKVTDISGGCGAMYEIKIESEEFKEKRTVQQHQMVNQALKEEIKGMHGLRIFTSVPKP